One genomic window of Bactrocera dorsalis isolate Fly_Bdor chromosome 4, ASM2337382v1, whole genome shotgun sequence includes the following:
- the LOC105224314 gene encoding regucalcin, whose protein sequence is MGTGEVARYDSITGRTHKCQITNHRRVSFIIPYKNSDNLFAVGLNRLAAQIYWDGYATKCHVVKRLFEVETENPSGVNKCLNDAKCDAKGRLFTGTVNCDFVTTGVSDRNLYKFANGKLERILANVNLSNGMAWNYKRREYYYVDSGRNDIRRFEYDLKTGRAVNPKVVFHLDLSEFPPNNSGWIVMDGMTIDTSGYLYVVVHGSTKILKICTRKWRIIQRIEIPCSSISSATFGGAQYNELYVTSVDSGNATTSCGEIFRIKGLNARGELNEPINL, encoded by the exons ATGGGTACTGGTGAAGTGGCGCGATATGATTCCATAACCGGGAGGACTCACAAATGTCAAATAA CAAATCACCGACGAGTTTCCTTTATTATACCATATAAAAACTCCGACAATCTATTTGCTGTTGGTCTCAATCGTCTTGCCGCACAGATTTACTGGGATGGCTACGCCACGAAGTGTCACGTCGTTAAGAGGCTGTTTGAAGTTGAGACAGAGAATCCAAGTGGCGTCAACAAATGCCTAAACGACGCGAAATGTGATGCCAAAGGACGCCTCTTTACCGGCACTGTTAATTGTGATTTCGTCACTACGGGCGTTAGTGAtcgaaatttgtataaattcgCTAACGGTAAACTAGAACGGATTTTAGCTAATGTGAATCTCTCGAATGGCATGGCATGGAATTATAAACGCAGAGAGTACTATTACGTGGATAGTGGCAGAAATGATATCAGGCGCTTCGAATACGATTTGAAAACTGGGCGTGCAG TGAATCCAAAAGTCGTTTTTCACCTGGATCTAAGTGAGTTCCCACCCAATAACAGCGGTTGGATTGTCATGGACGGCATGACCATTGACACGTCTGGTTATCTCTACGTTGTTGTACACGGCAGcaccaaaatattaaaaatttgcacCAG GAAATGGAGAATAATCCAACGCATTGAAATACCTTGCAGTTCAATATCGTCTGCGACCTTTGGCGGCGCCCAGTACAATGAACTTTATGTGACATCTGTAGATTCGGGAAATGCAACAACATCTTGTGGCGAGATCTTTCGAATTAAGGGTCTCAACGCACGCGGCGAGCTCAATGAACCGATAAATTTGTAA
- the LOC105224316 gene encoding regucalcin, with amino-acid sequence MGFPSFAIISVLVCLNAFQVRSDEDSAVEENNNSTLPYQIDPLPDSYAHLGEGPHWNIETQSLYYVSLDSGIILRYDYQEDKVYRSKVENLQFTSFIVPIEGQKDKFVVGSSRRVLVVTWDGVSPTSKVDRGLFEVQQDEQYIVNRFNDGKADPRGRLFAGTMRYVGDAYKDRWGELYKYDNGTVTVVKTDVGISNGLAWNEKTNKFYFIDTADYEVKEYDYDLAAGVPTKPKVVFDVRRPKPENNLLPDGMTIDSDGNIYVATYNGYTLYKVNPSTGKVLLEIKLPTKQITSAAWGGPNLDILYVTTSAEFDQPPPAGTTYKITRLGAKGLPMTKVQL; translated from the exons atgggTTTTCCGAGTTTTGCAATTATTTCGGTTTTAGTGTGCTTAAACGCTTTCCAAGTACGCAGTGATGAGGATTCGGCGGTGGAGGAAAACAATAATTCAACG CTGCCTTACCAAATCGATCCACTACCCGACTCATATGCGCACCTCGGAGAAGGTCCCCATTGGAATATTGAGACGCAGAGTCTCTACTATGTTTCTCTTGATTCCGGCATAATACTTCGCTACGACTACCAGGAGGATAAGGTGTACCGTAGCAAAGTTGAGAATCTCCAATTCACCTCCTTCATTGTGCCGATCGAAGGACAAAAggataaatttgttgttggatcTAGTCGTCGTGTACTCGTCGTCACATGGGATGGTGTTTCGCCGACAAGCAAGGTAGACCGTGGACTCTTCGAAGTGCAACAGGACGAGCAGTATATTGTTAATCGTTTTAACGATGGCAAAGCTGATCCACGTGGACGTCTCTTCGCCGGCACGATGCGTTATGTCGGCGATGCATACAAAGATCGCTGGGGTGAATTGTATAAATATGATAATGGCACAGTAACGGTAGTGAAGACCGATGTCGGCATCTCCAACGGATTGGCATGGAACGAGAAGACAAATAAGTTCTATTTTATAGACACAGCGGACTATGAAGTGAAGGAATACGATTATGATCTAGCAGCTGGTGTACCAA CTAAACCGAAGGTCGTTTTCGATGTACGCCGACCGAAGCCAGAGAACAATTTGTTGCCGGATGGTATGACCATTGACAGTGATGGTAATATTTATGTGGCCACTTACAATGGCTACACCTTATACAAGGTCAATCCAAG CACCGGCAAAGTGCTCTTGGAAATCAAGTTGCCAACCAAGCAGATCACATCTGCCGCCTGGGGTGGTCCCAATCTCGACATTTTATATGTAACAACATCAGCCGAATTCGATCAACCACCACCGGCTGGCACCACTTACAAGATTACCCGCTTGGGCGCTAAGGGTTTACCTATGACAAAGGTTCAACTATAA
- the LOC105224317 gene encoding regucalcin isoform X1: MNFPRFVIIAVLLCLSACQVYSDDVSETEERVEVSMEVSIRANNVTMSYKIEPLPNSYAHLGEGPHWDIETQSLYYVDIEAGKILRHDYQEDKVYHSKVEDVELASFIVPVEGQSDKFVVGAGRRVLVVTWDGVSPTSKVDRVLFEVQQDEQYIVNRFNDGKADPRGRLFAGTMRYVGDEFKDRWGELYKYEKGGKVSVVKTDVGISNGLAWNEKTNKFYYIDTTDYEVKEYDYDFDAGVPTKPKVVFDLRRPNPKDNILPDGLTIDSDGNLYVATFNGHTIYKVNPSTGKVLLEIKLPTKQITSAAWGGPNLDILYVTTSAKFEQPAPAGTTYKITGLGATGLPMTKVQL, from the exons ATgaattttccaagatttgtaATAATTGCGGTTTTACTGTGCTTAAGCGCTTGCCAAGTGTACAGCGATGACGTCTCGGAGACAGAAGAAAGAGTTGAAGTATCCATGGAAGTGTCCATACGTGCCAATAACGTAACG ATGTCTTACAAAATCGAACCATTGCCCAACTCTTATGCCCACCTCGGTGAAGGTCCCCATTGGGATATTGAGACGCAGAGTCTCTACTATGTTGACATTGAAGCTGGCAAAATACTGCGCCATGACTACCAAGAGGATAAGGTGTACCATAGCAAAGTTGAAGACGTCGAACTCGCCTCCTTCATTGTGCCGGTCGAGGGACAAAGCGACAAATTCGTTGTAGGAGCTGGTCGTCGTGTACTCGTCGTCACATGGGATGGTGTTTCGCCGACAAGCAAGGTAGACCGTGTACTCTTCGAAGTGCAACAGGACGAGCAGTATATTGTTAATCGTTTTAACGACGGCAAAGCTGATCCACGTGGACGTCTCTTCGCCGGCACTATGCGTTATGTCGGTGATGAATTCAAAGATCGTTGGGGTGAACTCTACAAGTATGAGAAGGGTGGCAAGGTGTCGGTGGTGAAGACGGATGTTGGTATCTCCAATGGTTTGGCATGGAACGAGAAGACCAATAAGTTCTATTATATAGACACAACCGACTATGAAGTGAAGGAATACGATTATGACTTTGATGCTGGTGTACCGA CTAAACCAAAGGTCGTTTTTGATTTGCGTCGTCCAAATCCGAAGGACAATATCTTGCCCGACGGTTTGACCATAGACAGCGATGGTAATCTTTATGTGGCCACCTTCAATGGACACACCATATACAAGGTCAACCCAAG CACCGGCAAAGTGCTCTTGGAAATCAAGTTGCCAACCAAGCAGATCACATCTGCCGCCTGGGGTGGTCCCAATCTCGATATCTTGTATGTAACAACATCAGCCAAATTTGAGCAACCAGCACCGGCTGGCACCACTTACAAAATCACCGGACTGGGCGCCACCGGTTTGCCTATGACCAAGGTTCAACTATAA
- the LOC105224317 gene encoding regucalcin isoform X2: MSYKIEPLPNSYAHLGEGPHWDIETQSLYYVDIEAGKILRHDYQEDKVYHSKVEDVELASFIVPVEGQSDKFVVGAGRRVLVVTWDGVSPTSKVDRVLFEVQQDEQYIVNRFNDGKADPRGRLFAGTMRYVGDEFKDRWGELYKYEKGGKVSVVKTDVGISNGLAWNEKTNKFYYIDTTDYEVKEYDYDFDAGVPTKPKVVFDLRRPNPKDNILPDGLTIDSDGNLYVATFNGHTIYKVNPSTGKVLLEIKLPTKQITSAAWGGPNLDILYVTTSAKFEQPAPAGTTYKITGLGATGLPMTKVQL, translated from the exons ATGTCTTACAAAATCGAACCATTGCCCAACTCTTATGCCCACCTCGGTGAAGGTCCCCATTGGGATATTGAGACGCAGAGTCTCTACTATGTTGACATTGAAGCTGGCAAAATACTGCGCCATGACTACCAAGAGGATAAGGTGTACCATAGCAAAGTTGAAGACGTCGAACTCGCCTCCTTCATTGTGCCGGTCGAGGGACAAAGCGACAAATTCGTTGTAGGAGCTGGTCGTCGTGTACTCGTCGTCACATGGGATGGTGTTTCGCCGACAAGCAAGGTAGACCGTGTACTCTTCGAAGTGCAACAGGACGAGCAGTATATTGTTAATCGTTTTAACGACGGCAAAGCTGATCCACGTGGACGTCTCTTCGCCGGCACTATGCGTTATGTCGGTGATGAATTCAAAGATCGTTGGGGTGAACTCTACAAGTATGAGAAGGGTGGCAAGGTGTCGGTGGTGAAGACGGATGTTGGTATCTCCAATGGTTTGGCATGGAACGAGAAGACCAATAAGTTCTATTATATAGACACAACCGACTATGAAGTGAAGGAATACGATTATGACTTTGATGCTGGTGTACCGA CTAAACCAAAGGTCGTTTTTGATTTGCGTCGTCCAAATCCGAAGGACAATATCTTGCCCGACGGTTTGACCATAGACAGCGATGGTAATCTTTATGTGGCCACCTTCAATGGACACACCATATACAAGGTCAACCCAAG CACCGGCAAAGTGCTCTTGGAAATCAAGTTGCCAACCAAGCAGATCACATCTGCCGCCTGGGGTGGTCCCAATCTCGATATCTTGTATGTAACAACATCAGCCAAATTTGAGCAACCAGCACCGGCTGGCACCACTTACAAAATCACCGGACTGGGCGCCACCGGTTTGCCTATGACCAAGGTTCAACTATAA